CAAAGGATGTGGTCGTTGTGTTCCTGATTGTCCAAAAAGTGTTCTTGAATTGAGTAACCAACTCAATGAAAGGGGCTATCATTACATTGTATATTCGGGGACAGGATGTACTGGTTGTGGAAATTGTTATTATACCTGTCCTGAACCGTCTGCAATAGAAGTGCATATACCAATCAAGGAAAAG
Above is a genomic segment from Methanosalsum zhilinae DSM 4017 containing:
- a CDS encoding 4Fe-4S dicluster domain-containing protein gives rise to the protein MLAKSDTKEPYPVIHIIECKGCGRCVPDCPKSVLELSNQLNERGYHYIVYSGTGCTGCGNCYYTCPEPSAIEVHIPIKEK